The following proteins are encoded in a genomic region of Nicoliella spurrieriana:
- a CDS encoding dicarboxylate/amino acid:cation symporter, whose translation MKRFKLTIGWQIMIGLVLGIILGIIFYQNKTAITTMSNIGTMFINLIQMIVLPIVLSCLTVGIASMGDIKKLGRIGGKTILYFEIMTTIAIALGLLVANLAHPGDFINIHALKGEDISKYVSTANAAKESGGWGTVMNLIPTNIFKSLSDGAMMQVIVFSVFFGLGTAAIGEKGKIIVDFLNSVSEVMFKVTNWVMSLAPIGVCALIGATLAQMGVSALAPLSYFVFLAYATMIVFILVFMGLAAKLFGFSLKNLLFVIKDEIVLAFSTASSEATLPRLIDKMQRFGVDKSIVSFVIPTGYTFNLDGSAIYQSLAVIFMAQAYHIHLSIGQQVMVLLVLVVTSKGMAGVPGASFVVLLATVSTVGIPVNGLAFIAGIDRLVDMGRTAVNVVGNSLATVIIGKSEKVFNSEQSRQYVQEFLPNAK comes from the coding sequence ATGAAGAGATTTAAACTAACGATTGGTTGGCAAATCATGATCGGGTTAGTATTGGGGATTATTTTGGGGATTATTTTCTATCAAAATAAAACTGCAATCACTACTATGTCGAACATTGGAACGATGTTCATTAACCTAATTCAAATGATTGTGCTACCAATCGTGCTTTCCTGTTTAACCGTCGGGATTGCAAGCATGGGAGACATTAAGAAATTAGGCCGGATTGGTGGTAAAACGATCCTCTATTTTGAAATTATGACTACGATTGCAATTGCGTTAGGATTATTAGTTGCTAATTTAGCCCATCCTGGTGATTTTATTAATATTCATGCCTTAAAGGGAGAGGATATTAGTAAGTATGTATCCACTGCTAATGCAGCAAAAGAAAGTGGCGGTTGGGGAACTGTAATGAATTTAATTCCCACCAACATTTTTAAATCCTTAAGTGATGGTGCAATGATGCAGGTAATTGTATTTTCAGTCTTCTTTGGATTAGGAACCGCAGCAATTGGTGAAAAGGGGAAAATCATCGTTGACTTCTTGAATTCAGTTTCAGAGGTAATGTTTAAAGTAACCAACTGGGTAATGAGCTTAGCACCCATTGGGGTCTGTGCGTTGATTGGAGCAACCCTTGCCCAAATGGGGGTTAGTGCATTAGCTCCGTTGAGTTACTTTGTATTCCTGGCGTATGCTACTATGATCGTCTTTATCCTAGTCTTTATGGGTTTAGCTGCGAAACTCTTTGGTTTTAGCCTTAAAAATCTGTTATTTGTGATTAAAGATGAAATTGTATTAGCATTTTCGACCGCTAGTTCAGAGGCAACGTTACCCAGATTGATTGATAAAATGCAACGCTTTGGGGTTGATAAATCAATCGTTTCGTTTGTAATTCCTACTGGGTATACTTTTAATTTGGACGGTTCTGCAATCTATCAGTCATTGGCGGTTATCTTCATGGCTCAGGCCTATCATATCCACCTATCAATTGGACAACAGGTGATGGTCTTACTAGTGCTAGTCGTTACTTCTAAGGGAATGGCTGGAGTACCAGGAGCATCATTTGTAGTATTACTAGCAACCGTTTCCACGGTTGGGATTCCTGTAAATGGTCTGGCGTTTATTGCTGGAATTGATCGATTAGTTGATATGGGCCGGACTGCAGTGAACGTAGTTGGAAATTCACTGGCCACCGTGATTATTGGGAAGTCTGAAAAGGTATTTAATTCTGAACAATCGCGTCAATACGTTCAAGAATTTCTGCCTAACGCTAAGTAA